A single Pseudomonas sp. DC1.2 DNA region contains:
- the lptG gene encoding LPS export ABC transporter permease LptG: MVKLDRYIGSSVFIAILAVLGIILGLATLFAFIDEMGDASETYTLVDILSYVMLTAPRRVYDMLPMAALIGCLIGLGTLASNSELTIMRAAGVSVGRIVWAVMKPMLVLMVAGVLIGEYVAPATENIAQANRSLAQGSGDAQSAKHGLWHRQGDEFIHINSVQPNGQLYGVTRYRFDKERHMLSASFAKRADFKQDRWDLTDVTTTLFHDKSTQVVTAAEERWDVALSPELLNTVVMTPESLSISGLWGYIHYLADQGLNNGRYWLAFWVKVLQPLVTAALVLMAISFIFGPLRSVTLGQRVFTGVLVGFTFRIVQDLLGPSSLVFGFSPLFAVLVPASVCALAGVWLLRRAG, encoded by the coding sequence GTGGTTAAGCTCGATCGCTACATTGGTAGCAGCGTCTTCATTGCAATCCTGGCGGTGCTGGGGATCATTCTCGGTTTGGCCACTTTGTTTGCCTTCATCGACGAAATGGGCGATGCCAGCGAAACCTATACGCTGGTCGATATCCTCAGTTACGTCATGCTGACCGCGCCGCGCCGTGTTTACGACATGTTGCCGATGGCGGCACTGATCGGCTGTCTAATCGGCCTTGGCACCTTGGCCAGTAACAGCGAACTGACCATCATGCGGGCTGCTGGCGTGTCCGTGGGGCGCATTGTGTGGGCGGTCATGAAGCCGATGCTGGTCCTGATGGTGGCGGGTGTGCTGATCGGCGAATACGTAGCGCCGGCCACCGAAAACATCGCGCAGGCCAATCGCTCCCTGGCTCAGGGCAGTGGTGATGCGCAAAGCGCCAAGCATGGCTTGTGGCACCGCCAGGGTGATGAGTTCATTCACATCAACTCGGTTCAGCCCAACGGTCAGTTGTACGGCGTAACGCGTTATCGCTTCGACAAGGAACGGCACATGTTGTCGGCCAGTTTCGCCAAGCGTGCCGACTTCAAGCAGGATCGCTGGGATTTGACCGATGTCACGACCACGCTGTTCCATGACAAGAGCACGCAAGTGGTGACCGCCGCTGAAGAGCGCTGGGACGTTGCACTGAGCCCCGAGCTGCTGAATACCGTAGTGATGACGCCGGAATCGTTGTCGATCAGTGGCCTGTGGGGTTACATCCACTACCTGGCCGACCAGGGCTTGAACAATGGTCGCTACTGGCTGGCGTTTTGGGTCAAGGTGTTGCAGCCGTTGGTGACTGCCGCGTTGGTGCTGATGGCCATTTCGTTCATCTTCGGGCCGTTGCGCTCGGTTACCCTCGGTCAGCGAGTATTCACCGGTGTGCTGGTGGGCTTTACCTTCCGCATTGTCCAGGATTTGCTGGGGCCGTCGAGCCTGGTGTTCGGATTCTCGCCGCTGTTTGCGGTGTTGGTCCCGGCCAGTGTCTGCGCGCTCGCTGGGGTCTGGCTATTGCGCCGGGCCGGTTGA
- the lepA gene encoding translation elongation factor 4: MSDLSHIRNFSIIAHIDHGKSTLADRFIQMCGGLAEREMEAQVLDSMDLERERGITIKAHSVTLYYTARDGIKYQLNFIDTPGHVDFTYEVSRSLAACEGALLVVDAGQGVEAQSVANCYTAIEQGLEVMPVLNKIDLPQADPDRVKEEIEKIIGIDATDAVECSAKTGQGVDEVLERLVKTIPAPTGNIEDPLQALIIDSWFDNYLGVVSLVRVRHGCVKKGDKILVKSTGKIHLVDSVGVFNPKHSATVDLKAGEVGFIIAGIKDIHGAPVGDTLTLSSTPDVDVLPGFKRIQPQVYAGLFPVSSDDFEDFREALQKLTLNDSSLQYTPESSDALGFGFRCGFLGMLHMEIIQERLEREYDLDLITTAPTVIFELLLKTGETIYVDNPSKLPDLSAIEDMREPIVRANILVPQEHLGNVITLCIEKRGVQHDMLFLGTQVQVTYDLPMNEVVLDFFDRLKSTSRGYASLDYHFDRYQSANLVKLDVLINGDKVDALALIVHKDNAHYKGRQLTEKMKELIPRQMFDVAIQAAIGGQIIARTSVKALRKNVLAKCYGGDVSRKRKLLEKQKAGKKRMKQVGNVEIPQEAFLAVLRLDS, from the coding sequence GTGAGTGATTTGAGTCATATCCGCAATTTCTCCATCATCGCCCACATTGACCATGGCAAGTCGACGCTGGCCGATCGCTTCATCCAGATGTGCGGCGGCCTTGCCGAGCGCGAAATGGAAGCCCAGGTGCTGGACTCCATGGACCTGGAGCGTGAACGCGGGATCACCATCAAGGCCCACAGCGTCACCCTCTATTACACCGCTCGCGACGGCATCAAGTACCAGCTGAACTTCATTGACACCCCGGGCCACGTTGACTTCACCTATGAAGTCAGCCGGTCATTGGCGGCCTGTGAAGGTGCGTTGCTGGTTGTCGATGCCGGTCAGGGTGTTGAAGCGCAATCGGTTGCCAACTGCTATACGGCGATTGAACAGGGCCTGGAAGTCATGCCCGTCCTGAACAAGATCGACCTGCCTCAGGCCGATCCCGATCGCGTTAAAGAAGAAATCGAGAAGATCATCGGCATCGATGCTACCGATGCGGTCGAGTGCAGCGCCAAGACGGGTCAGGGCGTTGACGAAGTGCTCGAACGCTTGGTCAAGACCATTCCAGCGCCAACCGGCAACATCGAAGATCCGCTGCAAGCGTTGATCATCGACTCCTGGTTCGACAACTACTTGGGGGTTGTTTCCCTGGTACGCGTGCGCCACGGCTGCGTTAAGAAGGGCGACAAGATCCTGGTCAAATCCACCGGCAAGATCCACCTGGTGGACAGCGTCGGTGTTTTCAACCCTAAACACTCTGCCACCGTTGACCTGAAGGCCGGCGAAGTGGGCTTCATCATTGCCGGCATCAAGGACATTCACGGTGCACCGGTCGGTGACACCCTGACGTTGAGCTCGACGCCAGACGTTGATGTGTTGCCAGGCTTCAAACGCATTCAGCCACAGGTGTATGCGGGCCTGTTCCCGGTCAGCTCCGACGACTTTGAAGATTTCCGTGAAGCCCTGCAAAAGCTCACGCTCAACGACTCGTCGCTGCAATACACCCCGGAAAGCTCTGACGCGCTGGGCTTTGGCTTCCGTTGCGGATTCCTCGGCATGCTGCACATGGAAATCATCCAGGAGCGCCTGGAGCGCGAGTACGACCTGGACCTGATCACCACGGCGCCGACGGTGATTTTCGAGCTGTTGCTGAAAACCGGTGAAACGATTTACGTCGACAACCCGTCCAAGCTTCCAGACCTCTCAGCCATTGAAGACATGCGCGAGCCTATCGTTCGCGCCAATATCCTTGTGCCCCAAGAGCACTTGGGCAACGTCATTACCCTGTGTATTGAAAAGCGTGGCGTACAGCACGACATGCTGTTCCTCGGTACTCAGGTTCAGGTGACCTACGATTTGCCGATGAACGAAGTGGTCCTCGACTTCTTTGATCGTCTGAAGTCCACCAGCCGCGGCTATGCTTCGCTGGATTACCATTTTGATCGTTATCAGTCAGCTAACCTGGTGAAACTGGATGTGCTGATCAACGGTGATAAGGTCGACGCCCTGGCGCTGATCGTGCACAAAGATAACGCGCACTACAAAGGTCGTCAGCTGACCGAGAAAATGAAAGAACTGATTCCGCGCCAGATGTTCGACGTCGCGATCCAGGCTGCCATTGGCGGTCAGATCATTGCACGGACCTCCGTCAAGGCTCTCAGAAAGAACGTATTGGCCAAATGCTACGGTGGTGACGTTAGCCGTAAGCGCAAGCTGTTGGAAAAGCAGAAGGCCGGTAAAAAACGCATGAAGCAAGTGGGCAATGTGGAAATTCCACAAGAAGCCTTCCTTGCGGTGCTCAGGTTGGATAGTTAG
- the lptF gene encoding LPS export ABC transporter permease LptF, giving the protein MIVFRYLSREVLLTLSAVSAVLLVIIMSGRFIKYLAQAASGALDPGSLFLIMGFRLPGFLQLILPLGLFLGILLAYGRLYLESEMTVLSATGMSQQRLLGMTLFPATLVALIVAWLSLSLAPQGANQFQLLLNKQDALTEFDTLEPGRFQALRDGTRVTYTEQLSADRINLAGVFITQKNVSSDQKDRGISVLVAEKGRQEIRPDGNRYLILDNGYRYDGNPGQADYRSIKYDEYGVLLPKPDVSDEVTDRDAMTTAALLGSDDIRMRAELEWRLSLPLLVFIVTLMAVPLARVNPRQGRFLKLLPAILLYMGYLTLLIAARGALEKGKLSPLLGLWWVHAIFLLIGLGLLYWEPIRLKMASRRSALEVARG; this is encoded by the coding sequence TTGATCGTCTTCCGTTATCTATCCCGCGAAGTCCTGTTGACCTTGAGCGCCGTCAGCGCCGTGCTGCTGGTCATCATCATGAGCGGTCGCTTTATCAAATACCTCGCCCAGGCGGCTTCTGGCGCCCTGGATCCGGGGTCGTTGTTCCTGATCATGGGATTTCGCCTGCCGGGCTTCCTGCAACTGATCCTGCCGCTGGGCCTGTTTCTCGGGATATTGCTGGCCTACGGTCGGTTGTACCTTGAAAGTGAAATGACCGTCCTGTCGGCCACCGGCATGAGCCAGCAACGTCTGCTCGGCATGACCCTGTTCCCGGCGACGCTGGTGGCATTGATCGTCGCCTGGCTCAGCCTGAGCCTGGCCCCGCAAGGCGCCAACCAGTTCCAGTTGCTGTTGAACAAACAGGACGCGCTCACCGAGTTCGATACCCTTGAGCCGGGTCGCTTCCAGGCCCTGCGCGACGGTACTCGGGTGACCTACACCGAGCAGTTGTCGGCGGATCGCATCAATCTGGCCGGTGTTTTTATTACGCAAAAGAACGTTTCGTCTGACCAGAAGGATCGCGGCATTTCCGTGTTGGTGGCCGAGAAAGGGCGCCAGGAAATACGTCCCGACGGCAACCGTTACCTGATTCTGGATAACGGCTATCGCTACGACGGGAATCCGGGGCAAGCCGACTATCGTTCGATCAAGTACGACGAGTACGGCGTTTTGTTACCCAAGCCGGATGTCAGTGACGAAGTGACCGACCGGGACGCGATGACCACCGCAGCCCTGCTGGGCAGCGACGATATTCGTATGCGCGCCGAGCTGGAGTGGCGCCTGTCCCTGCCGCTGCTGGTCTTTATTGTGACGTTGATGGCGGTGCCATTGGCGCGCGTCAATCCGCGCCAGGGCCGATTCCTCAAGCTGCTGCCGGCCATTCTTCTTTATATGGGTTACCTGACGCTCTTGATTGCCGCCCGTGGCGCTCTGGAGAAGGGCAAGCTTTCGCCACTGCTGGGCTTGTGGTGGGTGCATGCGATTTTCCTGCTCATTGGTCTCGGCTTGCTTTATTGGGAGCCCATACGCTTGAAAATGGCGAGTCGCCGCAGTGCGCTGGAGGTGGCTCGTGGTTAA